The Solanum lycopersicum chromosome 8, SLM_r2.1 DNA segment ATAATGAAGTCAGGAAACTTAACTCGCGTGTAGATTGATCATTCATCAATTGGTTTATTTGCAAGTTGATGAATTGTAGCTGTTGTAGCTTTCCAAGATTCATAGGTACAGGTCCACTAAACATATTGCGGCCAAAATCAAGCTGGATAAGCATGGTGGAATTCACAATGGAGGTAGGAATCAGCCCGGTGAACTGGTTTTCCCCAAGATAAAGGCCTTCAAGATTTGGAAGAGTATGGCCTATGTTTGAGGGAAGTGTTCCTGAAAGCTCATTTGCTACAAATGAAATCTTTTTTAGTCCAGAAATGTTGTACAAACGCCTTGGAACTTCACCCGATAATCTGTTTGGACCAAGATACACTTCTTTCAAATTTACAAGATGTTCAAACTCCTGAGGAATGCCACCATATAAACTGTTGTCACCTAGGTCTATCATCTCTAGATTTGACAAATTTCCAATTGATGGTGGAAGACTTCCCACCAAATTGTTCCTTCGTAGACTTAATCTTCGAATTGCTGATAGGTTATCAATTCCACTTGGTATATGTCCTGTAAAATATATGTCGAATTGTGTAATTACTACACTGAAATGTCCAATACTGTATAACAGCTTTATAGTCACTAAGTTACTATAAATAACAGAAACTGTTAGTTGTATGCCTTTTAAATAGTTCAGCAATCCTCACAATATGTTTTGATGTCCTTTTGAAGATGGAACTAAATGGATCAACATGGATAATTAGGATTCATATAGCAGACACAAACTAGAATTGAACCAATGTAGTAGTTACTGTTGTTGTTTGAAAATGAAGAACAAAGATCTATACCAACATTTTTTTGCTACTACCCTTTGAAATGCAAATACTAATTTCTTATAAATGAGTTTGAAGAGTaagtttttaaatatcaaagatCTCTAGTGCTACGAGGTGAGAAGTCCAGCTATAAAGTTAGGTGGATTCAGTTAAACCAGAACATTAGAAATACCTGTTATGTTATTCCATCCAATAAATAGATGTTGAAGTTTTGTCAAGTTCCACATGTCTCTAGGCAAGTTTCCTGTAATAGGATATTACGATAAGTTATATGTACCTCTCACGGCCTATGGTTGTTTAACTAAAAAATTGTTGCAATCTTTGTTGTCAATATGAACTAAAAGTAGCAGAGAAAGAAGTTGGTTCCGTTCTTTTTTACCTGTGAAGTGGTTATATGACAAGGACAAATATATTAGCTCTTTGCATTTGTCTAAATTGCTTGGTAGTTGGCCAGAGAGTTGATTTCTTGCTATTTGTAATCCCTCCAGCCGCGGAAGATTATGGCAAATGTCATTCGGCAAGGTCCCAGATAGTGcattataaatcaaattgatGACCTTCAAAGAAGAGACATTGAAGATAGACGAAGGAACAGATCCAAAGAGATCATTTTCAGAAAGATCCAACAACTCGAGCCTTCTCAGTAATCCAAGACTTTCTGGAATTTGACCTGTGAGATTATTCATTGACAAGGACAAGTGCTTCAGCCTCCTCAAATAGCCGAGTTCATCAGGGATTTCACCGTTGATGCTGTTGTTGCCAATGTCCAAGAAACTAAGAAAGGAGAGGTTCCCAATATCTATCGCGATTGAACCTCTTAGTCTGAGACCATTGAGGTCTAGTGATGTCACTCTTTGATGCCTTTTACTGCAAGATATGCCTATCCAATTGCAAACGTGAGTCCCCTTTGTCCAGTTTTTCGACAACATTCCATTTGGATCTGAAGTTATATGAGCTTTGAAAGCTAAAAGAGCAGCCTCATCAGTTGAAATGTTCGATGCATTAGTATTCGAGAGGTACGTTAACAAAACTAGCAATTCTATAATCATAGCCATGGAAACCATTTTGTGCAACTTCTCTTGCAGCTATTTGTGGGGGAAATTTATAAGTGcctgattttttatttttcaagtgacatttatatatatttctataacTAGTCTTTGCTCACGTGCAACACACGTGTAtcctattaattaatatttcgttttttttaaatgacacaagtataaaatatataaatgagacataaagtagattttttagaaaaataatcataaacttGAAACAATGAAGGGTAACATGTATACTCCaaattttgtgaattaattgaAACGTCAAGTAATATTACCCTATTATCAAATATAGATATGAGAACCATATATTTAGATCACTGGTCATTTGTATTACATAcacttgtattatatatatgcatgactTTTCAATTTAATTGGTACCATAAAAGTGAGGTTCaaccttattattttaattgttaccATAAAAGTGGCATTACTACGATGACTTTCTGAAAGTTAATGTCTCTATGATCATATACTATGTGTTGACAGTAATAACTACATTGcttaaaggatgaaaaagttCGTCAAAGAAccaacaaaaattgaaattccaagataaaaaatagaaaactatcACATAACGTATAAAATTGAGCAATACCTCGAGAATACATTttgaaattactaaaaatagtcaaaaaataaatattaagaaaCAATCAATGATACAACATATGAACAAGaccacacaaaaataaaataataactgtGTAAACCTCTTCTAGTCTAGATTGAAACCATAATGAGGCTAAGCATATCAAATACCATAAAACCAATAAAAAAGTTGATATTTAAAGTACACATCAAAAATCTAATATTAAGAAAGAAGAATCAAAAGCAAATAACACTAAAAAGATCacacaaaattaacaaattgTATACAGATTCTTAGCACAATTTGATGAAAACAAGATCAAAAActtaaagaaaacatattaaaatacaataaacaaaatcaagattaaataaataaaataataaaaaagaaaaaacacaaagatTTAATATGAGTGGAATTACCTTTAGTGTCTATACTACTTCTTGTATATCTTTTCTCTATTAacaataaaagatgataaagaaATAATCACTGACACAGTTTCAAgctaaaattaaattgattttgataaagaagaattgatatacacatttattaagaaaatacaaCTTTTGGTCTTTCCTCTTCTTGTAACTATTTTCCAAAAGAATTTGAACCATTGTGTCTAGAGGCatgaatttaaataagaaaatattatctaatattaaattaattatgtattaatatttatttagtttagagATAAAATAAGGGCAAAATAGTAAGTCAACTTTTAAGTTGAgagcttcatgcttataataatatatgattaaagaCAATAAAAAATCATGTATTAGCACTGGAATATATAGAATCTAGAGTTCAATGTCAATGATCAACATATATACGTAATATGTTtgagacattttttttttaattgaatgttGCTGAACTTGACTGCAATTCATTGCTGAAGGGAAATCATTGGTTGTGGGATTCTGTAGTGAtagtaaaataatttacttGGATTTATAAGCCTTGTATATTCATTATTCAAGAATATTTAAGACTAAAATCATGATATAAATGTCATCATTCGAATGTATATAGCCTCCGCTGAATAGATGTTTGACAAAAGAATGTGAAGTGTTACGGTCAAATTAGCGAATCGAACGTATAATATTGGATTTACATaaattcaataacttttttcTCTACCTATTATATGTATTAAGTAATTTATTAAAGGTCTACACATATTTCGTTATGAccttaattattattgtatagTACTATCTTGCAGTCTGTGTGAGAGTACTATTTATAATGTTGTCTAGTAATCATCCATAAATTTCAAATCTCGAATCACATTTACTTTGTAATGGGAGGAAATGGTAAAAAGGAAGTGAGGTTGACAAGATCTCAAGActctttcttaattttgatgACATGTAATAAAAAACTTGAATTAGTAAATTGCATGGCATCACTATACACGTGTCAGTCTAGTGTTTAGAGAACATTTAATCAAAGaatataagttataatatatattatccaTTAGAATCTTGAGAAAGATTTTCTGTATCTGTCTGATGAATTAGAAATTTTGGAGTTTCCCAATTTTATATTACTTGGCTTATTTTAACTTCTAGTGCAGAATCTGCAGATGGTCAATATTCTTTGAATATATAGTAGCAAATTTGATTATTAGTTTTCATCTTTGAACTGATagttctaaaaatatttattacttaactaattgaatttaaatatattcttgatCTTGCAATATAAAAGAAGTACATTCTTAAATTCTTTCCTTTTCAACACTTATTTcgtttttttagttaaaagtcTCATACTCGTACAAGAGTTTGAGACCACTTGATATGtcatatgacaaataaaaagtGTATCTAAGTTTGActaatcatatagaaaaatatttttaaagcgGTCAATAGCtcgaaaaagaaacaaataaattatatatctacaaattataaaaaaggaGTCTGCCTTTATTGGGAAAGTCAACATATGCAATTCATGTATGCTTTCCTAATTGGGGATACAAAATCAATCttgttaaacccctaaactatTACAAtcattttaagaattttatatatgtacTATTTGAGTGTTGACAAAAGCCTTAAACTATCATAAAACTCATATTAAAATATCTCTTAGAGTAATATGACATGTCATGTGAATATTATGTTTAACAAACTCAATTTCAAAGAGTTCAAAGTCGTTATACACGTAGGTTTTAGAAAAATTCTAACTCACTGTTTTGTGACTTTCATACCTAAAATTGTTAGGTGTTTATATAACCACCCCTGAAATATACCATGAAATTATTGTGCTAGGTGGCCTAACTCGGAATTTAATAGGGCTGAATTAAGATTTTTggagtaaattaaaaaaaagaattttttaattcatcctGAATAAGCCTGCTATTTGTGAGGTTTCAGAAATATCGGTAGCGCCGGTACGTGGGCcaataaaaattgattaaaaatataatataatattaaaattaaaattaaaattaaagagaatccaaactcaaaacaattaggttaatatttccaTTTAGCTATTTATACTGTTActtgaaaaaaacttaataaatattataaagataattttatttgtggatttgattaacaggtagtaacattaacatcatgtaatattattttgtcgatattttcgataatgttttttaaataataatttataatttaatttaataattacaaaaaaaattaaaaaagtgggCTGGCCCGACAAGCCTGTAGCTCACGTACTTATGGGTTGGGCCGACCCATTTTCTGACCCATACAAAAAATGAGTTATCCCAGCTTAAcccataaaatatcaaaacatgtATGGATTAGTCCGGATGAAATGTGTTAGCCAATATTGACAGCTCTATCCGAAGGTATTTAATATGTCaacttgaaaagaaaagattttccaaaaatgatCTGCTTATACTCTATCAATTCCATATCTCATTTAGTGAAATTTCACCGAATATATCATtgaatatattgttgttgtcgttgtccTCTCCTATCATTCTAAATTTAAAGAACATGCAATGTAAGAGGTAATTTAGAAAACTTAGTTCGGCCGTAGAAGAAGGAATCTGTAAATTTATTCCTCTGCAAGTTGATGCTCTGTTGGAAATTTATAACTACAAGATAGATTGGTTAATTTGACCGTAAAACAGTTGACATTCTTTTGTCAAGGATCTATTCTGGGGAGGTTATAGATATACATTTGAATAATGACATTGTCAAGTAAATTATTTAACTGTCAATACAGAATTCCACAACCAATGGTTTATTTCCCTTTAGCAATGAATTGCAGTCAAGTTCAGCTAGCAATATACGATTAAAAGTTGTTTCAAATCATTGGTATTAATTAGATAAGTATTGACTCAATTACAAGTATACACACAGAATATATAGAATGGCGTTTGAAAACGAAAACATAGGCACAAATAGCAGCTAAAGAAGTTGAACAAATCAAAATGGTTGCGAAGACTATTATTATAGCATGCCTAGTTTTGTTAGCATGCCTCTCAGTTACTAATGCATCAAACATTACAACTGATGAGGCTTCTCTTTTAGCTTTCAAAGCTCATATAACTTCCCAATGAAATGTTGTCGAAAAACTGGACAAAAGGAACTCACATTTGCAATTGGATAGGCATATCTTGCAGTAAAAAGCATCAAAGAGTGACATCATTAGTCCTCAAAGGTTTGAATAAATGCACCAAACTTGAAGTTCTGTCCTTGTCTTATAACAAATTCACTGGTAATTAACTAACTTGTAAACTTTTCATTTACTAATTTCTTCTTGAATTAATCATCATTTTTGTGTGTGTCTGTGATTTTATAATTGATAGGAAATTTATTGGATGGAACATGTCAAAGGTTCAAGAACTGTTTATTGGATGGAATAACTTTACAGGTACGTGATTCTGTATGTATTAAATCTTGAATACTCTTAACGAAGTTCCTAATTTCACTAGATATAGCCAATTTGTGGATTGTCTAGTAACAAACAAAGATTAATATATGTTGTGAAGAACATTTTCGAAAGACACTCTATGTCTGATCTTTAGCATGATAACCATatacttattttcaaaatgaatttgCAGGAAATATACCAAATGAAATGAACCTACCATCTATTTGCAGGAAAGTTAACAAAGCTTGAGCATCTCAACTATCTGAAAGTCTCTTACAATGAGTTATCAGGTGAAATACCAGATGGAGGGCCTTTTGGTAATTTTCACAGCTGAATCATTCATCGGCAACGAAGAGTTATGTGGACCGCCTAGATTCCAAGTCAAGGTGTGTGAAATCCAGAACAACGTGACAAGAAGAAACAGGAAGAAAACAGTACtaaaatttgttcttggacCAGTTGCAGCTGGAGGTTTAGTCATAGGGGTTTTAGGCATGATATGGTTGTTGAATTATCGGAGACGTAACAACCAACTTATTCCTTTAACTGATTGGTATGATCAGTTATCACACAAAAGGTTTTCTTACTATGAACTTGTTCGAGGGACTAACAACTTTGACGAATCAAATTTGATTGGAAAGGGAAGCCTTGGTATGGTTTATAAGGGGACATTTACAAATGGGACTATAGCTGCTGTAAAGGTTTTCAATGCACAACTGCAAGATGCATTCAAGAGGTTTGATTTGGAGTGTAAGGTTTTGCGTAACACTCGAAATAGGAATCTTGTTAAGGTGATAAGTAGTTGTGCAAATCTTGATTTTTAAGGCATTGGTGTTTGAGTACATGCCTAATGGAGATGTTGATTATTGGCTTTACTCACACAACAATTTCTTGGATTTAAACAAGAGGCTGAAAATTATGTTTGATGTGGCTTGTGCCGTAGAGTATCTACACCAAGGCCATTCACTTGTAGTGGTCCATTGCGACTTGAACATACTTTTGGATGAAGACATGGTTGCCAGAGTAAGTGATTTTGGTATATCCAAACTCTTGACCGCGTATGATCCAGTGGCATTGACAAAGACTTAAGGCACCATTGGCTACATGGCACCAGGTActgatcaaatttttatttactaaTTACTTTCTTCAACTTGTATTCGATATGCATATATGATGTATTTCATTTTAATGGCAGAGTAGGGATAGTGTCAACTATGGGGGATGTTTACAGCTACGGCATTTTATTGATGGAAACCTTCACAAGAAAGAAACCAGTTGATGATGAGTTTGTTGGAGACCTTACATTGAAGAGATGGGTCGCGGAATCATATCCTCATAGAGTCATTGTTATGAAATAAAAACGAATACACGCCGAACGTCACTTATGAGTCATTTATCTAATATGATCCATTAACAATTGATTAATGTGACGcaaggaagaagaaaacaatttgCATTGTTATGAATGAATGTGTTTGTACTACAATATATACAGTACTGACAAGTCTAGCAAACTTTCTAACCAACTTATTCTAACCAACTCTACTCATTATTAATTTAGCTCACTTAATCAAGAAATTAGACTTAACAACTAACTACCATTAACTCATTCAACTGATCACGGaacatcaacacattttgtTGATTTCTTTCACACACACCCTCTGCTTCGAAAACCCCTCTTTTTAACATGTAAGCgacaatatcttttttttaggaGAGTGTTCAACATTgagcataaaaataataaaatagagaacAAAAAAGATgagtataaaataaataataatataagatcGATTTTACCGATTGTCAATTTTGTGTATGGACTAAAGAAATAACAGCTTCACATATCTAATATTAAATGTAATACTGAATTTCACATATGGTCAGAGGTGAATCCACCTGCACCcgatatattctttttaaaaaaaattatatgtatatatatagattgtTGATAAGACggtaatatatttaattgtgcaCTCTTATAACGAACAAATGATTTGACTTGTCCATTGGAAAAAcgaaaagtgtcacataaattgagacatgGGGAGTAATATTTCTTTCCTAAATTTTTCGTGTGAAGTCaaattaattcatataaaatgagacgaaAGGAGTACTGTTTAATAGTAATTGCATATGGTAGTAAATTTGATAGACATGGTCCCGTGGGAGTGTGTGTTATTTCCATTGAATAATTGAGTTTGTAATTGTTACAAGTCCATTCTAATTTCCAACACCTTActtcatttcaaaaatatacTCTATGGCTGAAGCTTTCCTTCAAATTATGTTAGAGAATCTGACTTGTTTCATCCAAGGGGAACTTGGATTGATTCTTGGTTTTAAGGATGAGTTCGAAAAGCTTCAAAGCACGTTTACTACAATCCAAGCTGTGGTACAAGATGCTCAGTTGAAGCAATTGAAGGACAAGGCAATTGAAAATTGGTTGCAGAAACTCAATGGTGCTGCATATGAAGCTGATGACATCTTGGACGAATGTAAAACTGAGGCACCAATTATACAGAAGAAGAATAAATATGGGTGTTATCATCCAAACGTTATCACTTTCCGTCACAAGATTGGGAAAAGGATGAAAAAGATTATGGAGAAACTAGATGCAATTGCAGCGGAACGAATTAAGTTTCATTTGGATGAAAGGACTATAGAGAGACAAGTTGCTACACGCCAAACaggtaaatatttttctaaataacaGCTTTATATCATCAAATTCATGTGTGTTTTGGGGATTTTGTCTAAGTAGATAAGTGGTTCAAAATCTATTATCTAAATCTGTTTGGTGAAGtctttaacatatatataaatccATAGCTTACTCATATGCCCCAAAGTCTAAATGACAGGATAAAGCCAGAGTTGTTTTAGATCTTATAAattaacaatgataataatgtgAATTCAAAATAGTgcatttgttttatatttgaaatatgtCTGCTGCTTCTGATCAAGCTGATCATTGTCTTTTGCaaaattcttctttgtttttttttgctgACTCTTACCGATCTTGGACCAGGTTTTGTTTTAAATGAACCACAAGTTTATGGAAGAGACAAAGATAAGGATGAGATAGTGAAAATCCTGATAAACAATGCCCAAACACTTTCAGTCCTCCCAATACTTGGTATGGGGGGATTAGGAAAGACGACCCTTGCCCAAATGGTCTTCAATGATCAGAGAGTAATTGAACATTTCCATCCCAAAATATGGATTTGTGTCTCGGAAGATTTTAATGAAAAGAGGTTGATAAAGGAAATTGTAGAATCTA contains these protein-coding regions:
- the LOC112942069 gene encoding LRR receptor-like serine/threonine-protein kinase EFR; protein product: MVSMAMIIELLVLLTYLSNTNASNISTDEAALLAFKAHITSDPNGMLSKNWTKGTHVCNWIGISCSKRHQRVTSLDLNGLRLRGSIAIDIGNLSFLSFLDIGNNSINGEIPDELGYLRRLKHLSLSMNNLTGQIPESLGLLRRLELLDLSENDLFGSVPSSIFNVSSLKVINLIYNALSGTLPNDICHNLPRLEGLQIARNQLSGQLPSNLDKCKELIYLSLSYNHFTGNLPRDMWNLTKLQHLFIGWNNITGISNVLV
- the LOC138338068 gene encoding probable LRR receptor-like serine/threonine-protein kinase At3g47570, with translation MSYQVKYQMEGLLVIFTAESFIGNEELCGPPRFQVKVCEIQNNVTRRNRKKTVLKFVLGPVAAGGLVIGVLGMIWLLNYRRRNNQLIPLTDWYDQLSHKRFSYYELVRGTNNFDESNLIGKGSLGMVYKGTFTNGTIAAVKVFNAQLQDAFKRFDLECKALVFEYMPNGDVDYWLYSHNNFLDLNKRLKIMFDVACAVEYLHQGHSLVVVHCDLNILLDEDMVARVSDFGISKLLTAYDPVALTKT